The following proteins are encoded in a genomic region of Gemmatimonadota bacterium:
- a CDS encoding TIGR00366 family protein: MTARRTRTIDTTVLIFGMVIIAAILTWLVPAGSFAKEVIDVPGAGEREVVIPGSFAFLAESSPQGLMAILTAPIRGFIEAADVIGFVLIVGGTFGVLQRTGAIDAGLKRLAAAAEASPALRVAIIPGFMTLFSLGGAVFGMAEETIPFVLIFVPLAISLGYDAITGIAIPFVGSQAGFAAAFMNPFTIGVAQGIADVSPFSGFAYRFGLWVLTTTVAIAFVMWYAGRVKARREREALEAGPVMAEDAAGALDEALGAFGAREKAVLWAFGIGLVVLVVGVTDYGWYINEIAGLFIAVGVVVGLIGGLGVGGTSGGFVQGARDLVSVAVIIGVARGILVVLDDGQVIDTLLHATASLVDGVGPVLTAEAMYGVQTVLNFFVPSGSGQAALTMPIMAPLADLVGVTRQTAVLAYQLGDGFTNMIIPTNPVLIGAITMGGVSWERWARWMFPLQIVFFLLGAAALVWPVLTGWTG; this comes from the coding sequence GTGACCGCACGCCGCACGCGCACGATCGACACGACCGTCCTGATCTTCGGGATGGTCATAATCGCGGCGATTCTCACCTGGCTGGTGCCGGCCGGGTCGTTCGCCAAGGAGGTGATCGACGTGCCCGGGGCGGGGGAGCGAGAGGTCGTCATCCCGGGCTCGTTCGCGTTCCTCGCCGAGAGCTCGCCTCAGGGCCTCATGGCGATCCTGACGGCGCCCATCCGCGGCTTCATCGAGGCCGCCGACGTGATCGGGTTCGTTCTGATCGTGGGCGGCACGTTCGGGGTGCTGCAGCGCACCGGCGCGATCGACGCGGGCCTCAAGCGGCTGGCCGCGGCCGCCGAGGCGTCTCCCGCGCTGCGCGTCGCCATCATCCCCGGCTTCATGACGCTGTTCTCGCTGGGCGGGGCGGTCTTCGGCATGGCCGAGGAGACCATTCCCTTCGTGCTGATCTTCGTGCCGCTGGCGATCTCCCTGGGGTACGACGCGATCACCGGGATAGCCATTCCGTTCGTGGGGTCGCAGGCCGGCTTCGCCGCGGCCTTCATGAACCCGTTCACCATCGGCGTCGCGCAGGGCATAGCCGACGTCTCCCCTTTCTCCGGGTTCGCTTACCGATTCGGCCTGTGGGTGCTCACCACGACGGTCGCCATCGCGTTCGTGATGTGGTATGCGGGGCGCGTGAAGGCGCGCCGCGAGCGGGAGGCGCTGGAGGCCGGGCCGGTCATGGCGGAGGACGCCGCGGGCGCTCTGGACGAGGCCCTGGGCGCCTTCGGCGCGCGCGAGAAGGCCGTGCTGTGGGCCTTCGGCATCGGCCTCGTCGTGCTGGTCGTGGGGGTCACCGACTACGGCTGGTACATCAACGAAATCGCCGGCCTGTTCATCGCCGTGGGCGTCGTGGTCGGGCTGATCGGCGGGCTCGGGGTGGGCGGCACCTCCGGTGGCTTCGTGCAGGGCGCGCGCGACCTGGTGTCGGTCGCGGTGATCATTGGCGTCGCGCGCGGCATCCTGGTCGTCCTGGACGACGGTCAGGTGATCGACACCCTGCTGCACGCGACCGCGTCGCTGGTGGACGGCGTCGGCCCGGTATTGACCGCCGAGGCGATGTACGGAGTTCAGACGGTGCTCAACTTCTTCGTGCCGTCGGGCAGCGGTCAGGCGGCCCTCACCATGCCCATCATGGCGCCCCTGGCCGATCTGGTGGGCGTCACCCGCCAGACCGCGGTACTCGCCTACCAGCTCGGCGACGGCTTCACCAACATGATCATTCCCACCAACCCGGTGCTGATCGGCGCGATCACCATGGGAGGCGTGTCCTGGGAGCGCTGGGCGCGCTGGATGTTCCCGCTCCAGATCGTGTTCTTTCTGCTGGGAGCCGCCGCCCTGGTGTGGCCGGTGCTGACCGGCTGGACGGGCTGA
- a CDS encoding dienelactone hydrolase family protein — translation MDQRVIDLYDEFTHGDMSRAGFLSRLAAVVGGLPAAAATLSSLENDYDRAVVSGDDGRIRIDYVTYEGASGTVRAYRARPRLPGPLPAVVVIHENRGLNPHIEDVTRRAAAAGFWAIAPDALSPLGGTSEDANVARERMRELDPATTRDDFVAGVTFAAEHEETSGRVGCVGFCWGGAMANQLAVHSGVLAAAVAFYGRQPAAEDVARIQASLLLHYAGLDQRINAGIEAFREALDAAGKTYELHMYEGVNHAFHNDTATARYDEEAARLAWSRTIDFLRRHLAEEEA, via the coding sequence TTGGACCAGCGCGTCATCGACCTGTACGACGAGTTCACCCACGGGGACATGTCCCGCGCGGGCTTCTTGTCGCGCCTGGCAGCCGTGGTGGGCGGTCTGCCCGCCGCCGCGGCCACGCTGAGCAGCCTCGAGAACGACTACGACCGCGCGGTCGTGTCCGGCGACGACGGGCGCATCCGGATCGACTACGTGACCTACGAGGGCGCGTCCGGGACGGTCCGCGCCTACCGGGCGCGTCCCCGTCTGCCGGGCCCTCTTCCCGCCGTGGTCGTGATCCATGAGAATCGCGGCCTCAACCCCCACATCGAGGACGTCACCCGGCGGGCCGCGGCCGCCGGCTTCTGGGCTATCGCGCCCGACGCCTTATCACCGCTCGGGGGCACATCCGAGGACGCCAACGTAGCGCGCGAGCGCATGCGCGAATTGGACCCCGCCACCACACGCGATGACTTCGTGGCGGGCGTGACGTTCGCCGCCGAGCACGAGGAGACCAGCGGCCGCGTGGGCTGCGTGGGATTCTGCTGGGGCGGCGCCATGGCCAACCAGCTGGCCGTGCACTCTGGGGTGCTTGCCGCGGCGGTGGCGTTCTACGGGCGCCAGCCGGCAGCGGAGGACGTGGCCAGGATTCAGGCCTCGTTGCTGCTCCACTACGCGGGTCTCGACCAGCGCATCAACGCGGGCATCGAGGCGTTTCGAGAAGCCCTGGACGCCGCGGGCAAGACCTACGAGCTGCACATGTACGAGGGCGTGAACCACGCCTTCCACAACGACACGGCGACCGCCCGCTACGACGAGGAGGCCGCTCGCCTGGCGTGGAGTCGCACGATCGACTTCCTGCGACGACACCTGGCCGAGGAGGAGGCGTGA
- a CDS encoding DNA-3-methyladenine glycosylase I — protein sequence MHDGLQVGSDGVTRCWWPGESDDYVAYHDVEWGMPVTDDRRLFEKITLELFQSGLSWLTILRKRDNFRAAFDGFDAERVALYGAADVGRLLGDAGIVRHRGKIEATINNAARVLELAAEWGSLSAYVWSFEPPAEERPERLTYDVIMTLGQTPASKALSKDLKKRGWRFFGPTTAYAFMQAAGLVNDHLEGCALRQAAEDARRALADARA from the coding sequence ATGCACGACGGCCTCCAAGTCGGCTCCGATGGAGTCACCCGGTGCTGGTGGCCGGGCGAAAGCGACGACTACGTCGCCTACCACGACGTCGAGTGGGGCATGCCGGTCACCGACGACCGGCGCCTCTTCGAGAAGATCACGCTCGAGCTTTTCCAGTCCGGCCTGAGCTGGCTGACGATTCTGCGCAAGCGGGACAACTTCAGGGCGGCATTCGACGGCTTCGACGCGGAGCGGGTGGCGCTCTACGGAGCGGCGGACGTGGGGCGGCTGCTGGGGGACGCCGGCATAGTGCGGCACCGGGGCAAGATCGAGGCGACCATCAACAACGCCGCGCGCGTGCTGGAGTTGGCGGCCGAGTGGGGTTCGCTGTCCGCGTACGTCTGGAGCTTCGAGCCGCCCGCCGAGGAGCGGCCGGAGCGGCTCACCTACGACGTGATCATGACCCTAGGCCAGACGCCCGCGTCGAAGGCGCTCAGCAAGGATCTCAAGAAGCGCGGTTGGCGCTTCTTCGGCCCGACGACGGCGTACGCATTCATGCAGGCGGCGGGCCTGGTCAACGACCACCTGGAGGGCTGCGCGCTACGGCAGGCCGCGGAGGATGCGAGGCGTGCTCTGGCAGACGCCCGGGCCTGA